A window of Cynocephalus volans isolate mCynVol1 chromosome 3, mCynVol1.pri, whole genome shotgun sequence genomic DNA:
TAAACAATTGCCCTAGAAAAtctgtctttgtttcttcctAGTGAATATCTAAGCACAGCAGTAATATTTATCCTATAAATTTCAAAGAATCCCATTTTATTTTGACTGATtgtaagatatatattttataataatcatGTAGCCTATTTAGTTTAACAGTCCTCTGTTTCTAAAAACTAATTTAGTATCTATTGTTAGTAGGCTGTAGATACTTCCTTAATGTTTATAGAAATAAGGAGGGAAACATGGGTATTTTAGAACAAGAATAATTTTATGTTGTACctactgcttttcttttgtttgaatAATAAAGGAGAGGAAATAACACCAAATTAATACTTAGCTTACTTTGGCATGAATATTTAAGATATCATTTATTTGGACTTATTTAGGCAAAGAAGATATGCTTCTCAAACAAGGTCAAATGTACATGACAGACTCACaggtaatacttttttttaattttaaaaaatatttaaagaaaatatttgtgccTTTATAAAAAAGGCAATGGCATCATATTTATtaagtgtatgtatatattttgagtAAGGTTTTCATTATCAAAGGAAAATTGGTCTTGCTTTCTTGAGTGTAATAAAAGCAGATATTGCTGTTTCTGGTGCCCTCTAGAGTGTTTTTGATGATAGTGACTTAAATGAGAGATTTGAATTacaatttctttgtctttgctaGTAAGCCTCTATTTTTTAACAACGATCAGTTAACTTCATACTTATATAAAGGGGAAGACAGGTATAATAATTCAAAAGTAATTTGTTTTGgcttcaaaatgtattttttcttgcaATTGAATATATATTCTATGCTTTGGAAATTCACCTAAAGAATTTCTCTTTCCTAAAGAAAGAGAAGGTAGAGTGTTgtctgattttcttattttttatgtgcTCCTCACCTTTTCTTTCAAGTAGTTACAAGGTTTGCATTTCTAGCACCTTCTATGGATTTCAGaactgataaatatttaaaagtctttTAAGGGCTTTTTTTACATACTTTCATCTTTGGGCGTAGCCTAGATGAGGTCTATGATCTCTTTGAGATGGAAAATTTTAAGATTCTAAATTGAGAGAATGGTTATCAACtagccagtatttttttttttttttttttttgtctttttcgtgactggtactcagccagtgagtgcaccggccattcctatataggatccgaacccgcggctggagcgtcgccacgctcccagcgccacactctcccgagtgcgccatgggctcggccctcaagtAGCCAGTATTTAAGAAGATTAGGTAAATATTTGATTATAATAAAACAAGTATGGAAGTTATAAAGCAGTGTAAGTAATTTCTTGGTTTTAGTCTGAAAGTCTTAGCCTAAAGATAATTGGTAAgttgaaagataatttaaaagcagactgagactgggaaattattccatgttttcgattttcttttctttatccagGGGAAGGCAGTTCAGATTCAACTGCATAACAGTAAAACCTGCCTATTAAACTAATGGGATGTACTCATAGCATATGGCTTTTATCAATGAATTAGTATTTCAAAAGAGCtatatggggaaaataaaaatagttaaatttagTCTTTCAAGATTGTATGTTCTAATATTTGCGAACTATTTTACTGAGAAGTTTAATTATACAGGTACTTTTTTGTCAGCATTTAATAGAAGGAACAAGATATCAATAAAATTTTGTACTAAGATTATgtactaaattttaatttatcttcctatttgagagaagaaaactttttgtgtgtgtgtgtgtgagttgaCTGACATTCTCTTTACAACTCCCATACTAGCTGGGTTTATTTTggtgatatttttataatttaaagaacATTACATTGGAGTTAACAATGAGTTTTCAGAAGTCATATATCTTATTAGAacttaaataatatataattctgtgaaattatttgcatatttacaATTGTAGTACTTGTTTTAATTCAagggttctgatggctttcttCAGAATTTGAATTTCTAGGCATATTATGTACCATAAaacatagaaatattaaatatattttgataaggTTGATATTCATGTGTTGGGTAGGTGTTATGAATgcggaaagaaagagaaaatagtgcCCAGAGGCCCCAgctattttccttctttattctgcCAGAAATAGACTTAAGTGAACAGAACTCTGAAAATGTTCTGAGTGTATTAAGGAAATCCTACCCAGAACTGTTTTTCTTACCACAAAAATCAGTGctgtgacttttttttccatCTTACTAGTATGAGAACCCTTTGACTCCTGATGATGTGGAAACTTTCTATAAGTTTGGCAATAAGTACTTATAATAAGTGTCTTCTTTAGGCTTCTGTGATTGATGtcctttttttttacttttcagtgtACTTTCACAGGTATGCCAGCTCATATGCAAAGCAGATCTATGTTAAGACCTTTGGAGCTATCTCTACCCAGTCAAACCTCAtactctgaaaatgaaattttaaagaaagagttagaagcAATGCGGACTTTCTGTGATTCAGCAAAACAAGACCGACTCAAGCTCCAAAATGAACTGGCTCACAAGGTGGCAGAGTGCAAAGCTTTAGCGTTAGAATGTGAAAGGGTGAAAGAGGAttcagatgaacagataaagcaATTAGAAGATGCATTAAAAGATGTGCAGAAGAGGATGTATGAGTCAGAAGGGAAAGTTAAACAAATGCAGACTCATTTTCTTGCCCTTAAAGAGCACCTAACAAGTGAAGCAGCTACAGGGAATCACAGACTAACAGAGGAACTGAAGGATCAGTTGAAAGACATGAAAGCAAAATATGAAGGTGCTTCAGCAGAAGTGGGAAAATTAAGAAACCAAATCGAGCAAAATGAGATGTTAGCAGAAGAGTTTAAGAGGGATGAAGGCAAGCTGATAGAAGAAAATAAACGATTGCAGAAGGAATTTAGTATGTGTGAAATGGAgcgagagaagaaaggaagaaaggtcaTAGAGATGGAAGGCCAGTTAAAAGAATTGTTAGCAAAATTGGCCCTTTCCATTCCAACggaaaagtttgaaaacatgAAGAGCTTATTATCAAATGAAGTTAATGAGAAAGCAAAAAAGTTATTAGAGACGGAAAGAGAATATGAAAAATCAGTTAGTGAAATTAGACAGTTAAGGAGAGACCTTGAGAATGTTAAGGCCAAGCTTGCTCAGCATGTCAAACCAGAGGAACATGAACAGCTCAAGAACAAATTGGAGCAAAAATCAGGGGAACTTGGGAAGAAGGTCACTGAGTTAACATTGAAAAATCAGACGTTACAGAAAGAGATAGAAAAGGTTTACCTGGATAATAAGCTCCTCAACCAGCAAGTACATAACTTAActattgaaatgaaaaatcagtATGTTcctttaaaagtaaatgaagaaatgaaaaagtcacATGATGCAATTATTGATGATTTGAATAAAAAGCTTGTAGATGTAACACAAAAATACTCAGAAAAGAAGTTGGAAATGGAGAAATTGCTGATGGAAAATGACAGCTTAAGTAGGAATGTTAACCGCCTGGAAACTGTGTTTGTACCTcctgagaaacatgaaaaagagaTAATGGCTCTGAAATCCAATATTGTTGAACATAAAAAACAGCTATCTGAACTTAATAAAAAATGTGGTGAAGACCAAGAGAAATTATATGCACTTATGTCTGAAAACACTAACTTGAAAAAGACTATGAGTAATCAGTATATGCCAGTTAAAACCCATGAAGAGATTAAAACTACACTGACTAACACATTAGATAAAACTAACAGAGAATTATTggatatgaagaaaaattttgaaaatataaatcaagaatttataaaaataaaagatgagaatgaaatattaaaaagaaacctGGAAAACACTCAGAACCAAATAAAGGCTGAATACATCAGCCTAGAAGAGCACGAGGAAAAGATGAGTGCTGTAAGTAAGAGCATGAAAAAGGTACAGGATAATAATGCTGAGATACTGGCTGATTACAAAAAAGGCCAAGAAGAGATTGTGACACTGCATGCTGAAATTAAAGCCCAGAAGAAGGAGCTTGACACAATACAAGAATGCATTAAGCTAAAATATGCTCCAGTTGACAGCTTTGAAGAGTATGAGAGAAAATTTAAAGCAACagagaaagaactgaaagaacaGTTATCAGAGCAGACACAAAAGTATAGTGTCAGGGAAGAAGAAGCCAagaaaagcaagcaagaaaaTGACAAGTTAAAGAAGGAGATCGCCACATTTCAGAAAGATTTAAAGGATAAGAATGTTCTCGTTGAGCATTTTCATGAAAAGGAAAGAGCATTaagcagaaaaacagaagagCTAAACAAGCAGTTAAGAGACCTGACACAGAAGTACACTGAagtaaagaatgagaaagagaagctaGTAGAAGAAAATGCCAAACAGACTTCTGAGATACTTGCAGCACGGAATCTTTTGCAGAAACAGCATGTTTCATTGGAACAGGTTGAGGCTCTGAAAAAATCTCTTAATGGCACAATCGAGAGTCTAAAGGAAGAACTGAAGAATAAACAAAGGTGTTATGAGAAAGAGCAGCAGACA
This region includes:
- the UACA gene encoding uveal autoantigen with coiled-coil domains and ankyrin repeats isoform X1 yields the protein MKSLKSRLRRQDAPSPASSGAAAGAAAASAHAADWNKYDDRLMKAAERGDVEKVSSILAKKGVSPVKLDVEGRSAFHVVASKGNLECLNAILIHGVDITTSDTAGRNALHLAAKYGHALCLQKLLQYNCPTEHADLQGRTALHDAAMADCPSSIQLLCDHGASVNAKDIDGRTPLVLATQMCRPTICQLLIDRGADINSRDKQNRTALMLGCEYGCRDAVEVLIKNGADVSLLDALGHDSSYYARIGDNLDILTLLKTALENTNKGRELWKKGPSLQQRNLTHMQDEVNMKSNQREHQNIQDLEIENEDLKERLRKIQQEQRILLDKVNGLQLQLNEEVMVADDLESEREKLKSLLAAKEKQHEESLRTIEALKNRFKYFESDHLGSGSHFSNRKYEGKEDMLLKQGQMYMTDSQCTFTGMPAHMQSRSMLRPLELSLPSQTSYSENEILKKELEAMRTFCDSAKQDRLKLQNELAHKVAECKALALECERVKEDSDEQIKQLEDALKDVQKRMYESEGKVKQMQTHFLALKEHLTSEAATGNHRLTEELKDQLKDMKAKYEGASAEVGKLRNQIEQNEMLAEEFKRDEGKLIEENKRLQKEFSMCEMEREKKGRKVIEMEGQLKELLAKLALSIPTEKFENMKSLLSNEVNEKAKKLLETEREYEKSVSEIRQLRRDLENVKAKLAQHVKPEEHEQLKNKLEQKSGELGKKVTELTLKNQTLQKEIEKVYLDNKLLNQQVHNLTIEMKNQYVPLKVNEEMKKSHDAIIDDLNKKLVDVTQKYSEKKLEMEKLLMENDSLSRNVNRLETVFVPPEKHEKEIMALKSNIVEHKKQLSELNKKCGEDQEKLYALMSENTNLKKTMSNQYMPVKTHEEIKTTLTNTLDKTNRELLDMKKNFENINQEFIKIKDENEILKRNLENTQNQIKAEYISLEEHEEKMSAVSKSMKKVQDNNAEILADYKKGQEEIVTLHAEIKAQKKELDTIQECIKLKYAPVDSFEEYERKFKATEKELKEQLSEQTQKYSVREEEAKKSKQENDKLKKEIATFQKDLKDKNVLVEHFHEKERALSRKTEELNKQLRDLTQKYTEVKNEKEKLVEENAKQTSEILAARNLLQKQHVSLEQVEALKKSLNGTIESLKEELKNKQRCYEKEQQTVTKLHQLLENEKNSSVPLAEHLQIKEAFEKEVGIMKASLREKEEESQNKTEEVSKLQFEVQNTKQALKKLETREVVDLCKYKATKSDLETQISNLNEKLANLNRKYEEVCEEALHAKKKELSTKDEKELLHFSIEQEIKDQKERCDKSLTTITELQRRIQESAKQIEAKDNKITELLNDVERLKQALSGLSQLTYTSGSPTKRQSQLIDTLQNQVKSLQQQLADADKQHQEVIAIYRTHLLSAAQGHMDEDVQAALLQIIQMRQGLVC
- the UACA gene encoding uveal autoantigen with coiled-coil domains and ankyrin repeats isoform X2; the encoded protein is MKSLKSRLRRQDAPSPASSGAAAGAAAASAHAADWNKYDDRLMKAAERGDVEKVSSILAKKGVSPVKLDVEGRSAFHVVASKGNLECLNAILIHGVDITTSDTAGRNALHLAAKYGHALCLQKLLQYNCPTEHADLQGRTALHDAAMADCPSSIQLLCDHGASVNAKDIDGRTPLVLATQMCRPTICQLLIDRGADINSRDKQNRTALMLGCEYGCRDAVEVLIKNGADVSLLDALGHDSSYYARIGDNLDILTLLKTALENTNKGRELWKKGPSLQQRNLTHMQDEVNMKSNQREHQNIQDLEIENEDLKERLRKIQQEQRILLDKVNGLQLQLNEEVMVADDLESEREKLKSLLAAKEKQHEESLRTIEALKNRFKYFESDHLGSGSHFSNRKEDMLLKQGQMYMTDSQCTFTGMPAHMQSRSMLRPLELSLPSQTSYSENEILKKELEAMRTFCDSAKQDRLKLQNELAHKVAECKALALECERVKEDSDEQIKQLEDALKDVQKRMYESEGKVKQMQTHFLALKEHLTSEAATGNHRLTEELKDQLKDMKAKYEGASAEVGKLRNQIEQNEMLAEEFKRDEGKLIEENKRLQKEFSMCEMEREKKGRKVIEMEGQLKELLAKLALSIPTEKFENMKSLLSNEVNEKAKKLLETEREYEKSVSEIRQLRRDLENVKAKLAQHVKPEEHEQLKNKLEQKSGELGKKVTELTLKNQTLQKEIEKVYLDNKLLNQQVHNLTIEMKNQYVPLKVNEEMKKSHDAIIDDLNKKLVDVTQKYSEKKLEMEKLLMENDSLSRNVNRLETVFVPPEKHEKEIMALKSNIVEHKKQLSELNKKCGEDQEKLYALMSENTNLKKTMSNQYMPVKTHEEIKTTLTNTLDKTNRELLDMKKNFENINQEFIKIKDENEILKRNLENTQNQIKAEYISLEEHEEKMSAVSKSMKKVQDNNAEILADYKKGQEEIVTLHAEIKAQKKELDTIQECIKLKYAPVDSFEEYERKFKATEKELKEQLSEQTQKYSVREEEAKKSKQENDKLKKEIATFQKDLKDKNVLVEHFHEKERALSRKTEELNKQLRDLTQKYTEVKNEKEKLVEENAKQTSEILAARNLLQKQHVSLEQVEALKKSLNGTIESLKEELKNKQRCYEKEQQTVTKLHQLLENEKNSSVPLAEHLQIKEAFEKEVGIMKASLREKEEESQNKTEEVSKLQFEVQNTKQALKKLETREVVDLCKYKATKSDLETQISNLNEKLANLNRKYEEVCEEALHAKKKELSTKDEKELLHFSIEQEIKDQKERCDKSLTTITELQRRIQESAKQIEAKDNKITELLNDVERLKQALSGLSQLTYTSGSPTKRQSQLIDTLQNQVKSLQQQLADADKQHQEVIAIYRTHLLSAAQGHMDEDVQAALLQIIQMRQGLVC
- the UACA gene encoding uveal autoantigen with coiled-coil domains and ankyrin repeats isoform X5, with translation MKAAERGDVEKVSSILAKKGVSPVKLDVEGRSAFHVVASKGNLECLNAILIHGVDITTSDTAGRNALHLAAKYGHALCLQKLLQYNCPTEHADLQGRTALHDAAMADCPSSIQLLCDHGASVNAKDIDGRTPLVLATQMCRPTICQLLIDRGADINSRDKQNRTALMLGCEYGCRDAVEVLIKNGADVSLLDALGHDSSYYARIGDNLDILTLLKTALENTNKGRELWKKGPSLQQRNLTHMQDEVNMKSNQREHQNIQDLEIENEDLKERLRKIQQEQRILLDKVNGLQLQLNEEVMVADDLESEREKLKSLLAAKEKQHEESLRTIEALKNRFKYFESDHLGSGSHFSNRKYEGKEDMLLKQGQMYMTDSQCTFTGMPAHMQSRSMLRPLELSLPSQTSYSENEILKKELEAMRTFCDSAKQDRLKLQNELAHKVAECKALALECERVKEDSDEQIKQLEDALKDVQKRMYESEGKVKQMQTHFLALKEHLTSEAATGNHRLTEELKDQLKDMKAKYEGASAEVGKLRNQIEQNEMLAEEFKRDEGKLIEENKRLQKEFSMCEMEREKKGRKVIEMEGQLKELLAKLALSIPTEKFENMKSLLSNEVNEKAKKLLETEREYEKSVSEIRQLRRDLENVKAKLAQHVKPEEHEQLKNKLEQKSGELGKKVTELTLKNQTLQKEIEKVYLDNKLLNQQVHNLTIEMKNQYVPLKVNEEMKKSHDAIIDDLNKKLVDVTQKYSEKKLEMEKLLMENDSLSRNVNRLETVFVPPEKHEKEIMALKSNIVEHKKQLSELNKKCGEDQEKLYALMSENTNLKKTMSNQYMPVKTHEEIKTTLTNTLDKTNRELLDMKKNFENINQEFIKIKDENEILKRNLENTQNQIKAEYISLEEHEEKMSAVSKSMKKVQDNNAEILADYKKGQEEIVTLHAEIKAQKKELDTIQECIKLKYAPVDSFEEYERKFKATEKELKEQLSEQTQKYSVREEEAKKSKQENDKLKKEIATFQKDLKDKNVLVEHFHEKERALSRKTEELNKQLRDLTQKYTEVKNEKEKLVEENAKQTSEILAARNLLQKQHVSLEQVEALKKSLNGTIESLKEELKNKQRCYEKEQQTVTKLHQLLENEKNSSVPLAEHLQIKEAFEKEVGIMKASLREKEEESQNKTEEVSKLQFEVQNTKQALKKLETREVVDLCKYKATKSDLETQISNLNEKLANLNRKYEEVCEEALHAKKKELSTKDEKELLHFSIEQEIKDQKERCDKSLTTITELQRRIQESAKQIEAKDNKITELLNDVERLKQALSGLSQLTYTSGSPTKRQSQLIDTLQNQVKSLQQQLADADKQHQEVIAIYRTHLLSAAQGHMDEDVQAALLQIIQMRQGLVC
- the UACA gene encoding uveal autoantigen with coiled-coil domains and ankyrin repeats isoform X3 translates to MMNCWFSCAPDNRHAADWNKYDDRLMKAAERGDVEKVSSILAKKGVSPVKLDVEGRSAFHVVASKGNLECLNAILIHGVDITTSDTAGRNALHLAAKYGHALCLQKLLQYNCPTEHADLQGRTALHDAAMADCPSSIQLLCDHGASVNAKDIDGRTPLVLATQMCRPTICQLLIDRGADINSRDKQNRTALMLGCEYGCRDAVEVLIKNGADVSLLDALGHDSSYYARIGDNLDILTLLKTALENTNKGRELWKKGPSLQQRNLTHMQDEVNMKSNQREHQNIQDLEIENEDLKERLRKIQQEQRILLDKVNGLQLQLNEEVMVADDLESEREKLKSLLAAKEKQHEESLRTIEALKNRFKYFESDHLGSGSHFSNRKYEGKEDMLLKQGQMYMTDSQCTFTGMPAHMQSRSMLRPLELSLPSQTSYSENEILKKELEAMRTFCDSAKQDRLKLQNELAHKVAECKALALECERVKEDSDEQIKQLEDALKDVQKRMYESEGKVKQMQTHFLALKEHLTSEAATGNHRLTEELKDQLKDMKAKYEGASAEVGKLRNQIEQNEMLAEEFKRDEGKLIEENKRLQKEFSMCEMEREKKGRKVIEMEGQLKELLAKLALSIPTEKFENMKSLLSNEVNEKAKKLLETEREYEKSVSEIRQLRRDLENVKAKLAQHVKPEEHEQLKNKLEQKSGELGKKVTELTLKNQTLQKEIEKVYLDNKLLNQQVHNLTIEMKNQYVPLKVNEEMKKSHDAIIDDLNKKLVDVTQKYSEKKLEMEKLLMENDSLSRNVNRLETVFVPPEKHEKEIMALKSNIVEHKKQLSELNKKCGEDQEKLYALMSENTNLKKTMSNQYMPVKTHEEIKTTLTNTLDKTNRELLDMKKNFENINQEFIKIKDENEILKRNLENTQNQIKAEYISLEEHEEKMSAVSKSMKKVQDNNAEILADYKKGQEEIVTLHAEIKAQKKELDTIQECIKLKYAPVDSFEEYERKFKATEKELKEQLSEQTQKYSVREEEAKKSKQENDKLKKEIATFQKDLKDKNVLVEHFHEKERALSRKTEELNKQLRDLTQKYTEVKNEKEKLVEENAKQTSEILAARNLLQKQHVSLEQVEALKKSLNGTIESLKEELKNKQRCYEKEQQTVTKLHQLLENEKNSSVPLAEHLQIKEAFEKEVGIMKASLREKEEESQNKTEEVSKLQFEVQNTKQALKKLETREVVDLCKYKATKSDLETQISNLNEKLANLNRKYEEVCEEALHAKKKELSTKDEKELLHFSIEQEIKDQKERCDKSLTTITELQRRIQESAKQIEAKDNKITELLNDVERLKQALSGLSQLTYTSGSPTKRQSQLIDTLQNQVKSLQQQLADADKQHQEVIAIYRTHLLSAAQGHMDEDVQAALLQIIQMRQGLVC
- the UACA gene encoding uveal autoantigen with coiled-coil domains and ankyrin repeats isoform X4, with the translated sequence MMNCWFSCAPDNRHAADWNKYDDRLMKAAERGDVEKVSSILAKKGVSPVKLDVEGRSAFHVVASKGNLECLNAILIHGVDITTSDTAGRNALHLAAKYGHALCLQKLLQYNCPTEHADLQGRTALHDAAMADCPSSIQLLCDHGASVNAKDIDGRTPLVLATQMCRPTICQLLIDRGADINSRDKQNRTALMLGCEYGCRDAVEVLIKNGADVSLLDALGHDSSYYARIGDNLDILTLLKTALENTNKGRELWKKGPSLQQRNLTHMQDEVNMKSNQREHQNIQDLEIENEDLKERLRKIQQEQRILLDKVNGLQLQLNEEVMVADDLESEREKLKSLLAAKEKQHEESLRTIEALKNRFKYFESDHLGSGSHFSNRKEDMLLKQGQMYMTDSQCTFTGMPAHMQSRSMLRPLELSLPSQTSYSENEILKKELEAMRTFCDSAKQDRLKLQNELAHKVAECKALALECERVKEDSDEQIKQLEDALKDVQKRMYESEGKVKQMQTHFLALKEHLTSEAATGNHRLTEELKDQLKDMKAKYEGASAEVGKLRNQIEQNEMLAEEFKRDEGKLIEENKRLQKEFSMCEMEREKKGRKVIEMEGQLKELLAKLALSIPTEKFENMKSLLSNEVNEKAKKLLETEREYEKSVSEIRQLRRDLENVKAKLAQHVKPEEHEQLKNKLEQKSGELGKKVTELTLKNQTLQKEIEKVYLDNKLLNQQVHNLTIEMKNQYVPLKVNEEMKKSHDAIIDDLNKKLVDVTQKYSEKKLEMEKLLMENDSLSRNVNRLETVFVPPEKHEKEIMALKSNIVEHKKQLSELNKKCGEDQEKLYALMSENTNLKKTMSNQYMPVKTHEEIKTTLTNTLDKTNRELLDMKKNFENINQEFIKIKDENEILKRNLENTQNQIKAEYISLEEHEEKMSAVSKSMKKVQDNNAEILADYKKGQEEIVTLHAEIKAQKKELDTIQECIKLKYAPVDSFEEYERKFKATEKELKEQLSEQTQKYSVREEEAKKSKQENDKLKKEIATFQKDLKDKNVLVEHFHEKERALSRKTEELNKQLRDLTQKYTEVKNEKEKLVEENAKQTSEILAARNLLQKQHVSLEQVEALKKSLNGTIESLKEELKNKQRCYEKEQQTVTKLHQLLENEKNSSVPLAEHLQIKEAFEKEVGIMKASLREKEEESQNKTEEVSKLQFEVQNTKQALKKLETREVVDLCKYKATKSDLETQISNLNEKLANLNRKYEEVCEEALHAKKKELSTKDEKELLHFSIEQEIKDQKERCDKSLTTITELQRRIQESAKQIEAKDNKITELLNDVERLKQALSGLSQLTYTSGSPTKRQSQLIDTLQNQVKSLQQQLADADKQHQEVIAIYRTHLLSAAQGHMDEDVQAALLQIIQMRQGLVC